One Phocaeicola dorei genomic region harbors:
- a CDS encoding helix-turn-helix transcriptional regulator → MENLNRIKGALADAGKTGVWLASQLGKDPVTVSKWCTNTTQPDLQTLAKISDLLKVNIKDLLVNRNIY, encoded by the coding sequence ATGGAGAATTTAAATAGAATTAAAGGAGCATTGGCTGATGCTGGCAAAACAGGTGTTTGGCTTGCAAGTCAATTAGGAAAAGACCCCGTAACGGTTTCAAAGTGGTGCACAAACACCACACAGCCCGATTTGCAGACACTGGCAAAGATTTCGGATTTGTTAAAGGTCAACATTAAAGATTTGTTGGTCAATCGTAACATTTATTAA
- a CDS encoding ATP-binding protein — protein MDTQQLNGFKTMNLYRNPFASPTEEAIGTDFIGRKSVLKKMHEYIINADKISNYHIVGLPRIGKSSLLKAFKTMIQENHYSHDLVVLYISLDECDNSNDMWRIIGKGIRKELKKQFHSSDKYTNFIDELDFEDVDENNIDYEYVCSVARCMKASGFLGLILIDEFDNFSTIATKGTVGQVRTLFSGSEYGLRAVVASRRMVERIEKEVEGALNSNVSILASTFVNGYKLKAFNEDDMKDYWVSIEEKIGVAVSNRYKEETDYYVGTHPCLLNLLNGSFWAEKETKDYICDDDSNLKLSEELINKLHDSFNWAVWRDMEKWQLLRSLILSTWGPDDEIPNSELSELERYGIIDKSQFLSESSGPIRIAISRYFTEWMNLKRYVLPFGDEWSKAEGNMRKIVKCFCDDMYQGYESKMISHLETKNANTLEKNVDPRFTAKGRFDAMKNKMSKAINKYPDMSSSIIDYSDPSDLPEIFFKREWSWFQQIFSKTWDEWREKFATMNEIRNIKLHNNQGVPQVRIELAKKYCHEVNERIESFLSIRGIII, from the coding sequence ATGGATACTCAACAATTAAATGGTTTTAAGACTATGAATCTTTATAGAAATCCTTTTGCTTCTCCCACAGAGGAAGCAATAGGAACTGATTTTATTGGTAGAAAATCTGTATTAAAGAAAATGCATGAATATATTATTAATGCAGATAAAATTTCCAATTACCATATTGTTGGCTTGCCAAGAATCGGAAAGTCATCTCTCTTGAAAGCCTTCAAAACAATGATTCAAGAGAATCATTATTCACATGATTTGGTTGTTCTCTATATATCATTAGACGAGTGTGATAATTCAAATGACATGTGGAGAATAATTGGAAAGGGCATTCGCAAAGAACTAAAAAAACAATTTCATTCGAGTGATAAATACACTAACTTTATTGACGAATTGGATTTTGAGGATGTTGACGAGAATAATATTGATTACGAATATGTATGCTCCGTTGCTAGATGTATGAAAGCATCTGGTTTCTTGGGGTTAATCTTGATAGATGAGTTTGATAACTTTTCTACGATAGCAACAAAAGGAACTGTTGGACAGGTAAGAACTCTGTTTAGTGGTTCTGAATATGGACTTCGGGCAGTTGTTGCATCGAGACGAATGGTAGAAAGAATTGAAAAAGAGGTAGAAGGAGCTTTAAATTCTAACGTTTCTATTCTTGCATCAACTTTTGTTAATGGTTATAAGCTAAAAGCCTTCAATGAAGATGACATGAAAGATTATTGGGTATCGATTGAAGAGAAAATTGGTGTCGCTGTGTCAAATAGATACAAGGAAGAGACCGATTATTATGTTGGAACTCATCCCTGCTTACTAAATTTACTAAACGGAAGCTTTTGGGCTGAAAAAGAAACAAAAGATTACATTTGTGATGATGATTCGAATTTAAAACTTAGCGAAGAATTAATAAACAAATTACATGATTCTTTTAATTGGGCAGTATGGAGAGATATGGAAAAATGGCAATTATTGCGTTCTCTTATCTTGTCTACATGGGGACCTGATGATGAAATTCCAAACAGCGAATTATCAGAATTGGAACGTTATGGCATTATTGACAAATCTCAGTTTCTTTCCGAATCAAGTGGTCCGATACGAATTGCTATTTCTCGTTATTTTACCGAATGGATGAATCTTAAACGATATGTTTTGCCTTTTGGCGACGAATGGTCAAAAGCAGAAGGAAATATGAGAAAGATCGTCAAGTGTTTTTGTGATGATATGTATCAAGGATATGAATCTAAGATGATTAGTCATTTAGAAACTAAGAATGCAAATACGCTTGAAAAGAATGTTGATCCAAGATTCACAGCAAAAGGCCGCTTTGATGCTATGAAGAATAAAATGAGTAAGGCTATTAACAAGTATCCCGACATGTCATCTTCTATTATTGACTATAGTGACCCATCTGACTTGCCAGAGATATTCTTCAAGCGTGAATGGTCATGGTTTCAACAAATATTCTCAAAAACTTGGGATGAGTGGCGAGAAAAATTTGCAACTATGAATGAAATCCGCAATATAAAATTGCATAATAATCAAGGGGTTCCTCAAGTCCGCATTGAACTCGCAAAGAAATACTGCCATGAAGTAAATGAAAGAATAGAGTCATTTTTATCTATACGTGGGATTATTATTTAA
- a CDS encoding ATP-binding protein — MSCINFNEISSLITKWLQNSSIESLQFTDGKLVEKAIGIVLYPHQDNEDSLFLQLCALNFLNAVIKTEAFKNKLSNDLIKSNAARLIKTVDVLKNDEISYYYSKEEYCLYIKLGSIVFSFHHVPLTTDVLKASFAPLIKWPGIRLQRIAQPLLNYALSMNNEIETTPMDINDVIIDEVVDSSSVNGFNSEKIFNNENNATEDNGIVSVSAQRKNVLTAIEKNTIKQRVLSTIDSYCSPDSEGWYDLVEIAPKLKNNGIDYTEYGFKKLTLFLEAVFENSMQRRNEGTMVYLKFPLNNSQANSNSQCILKKVDNNQDCYDILSGVQVGDNVEINSFGNIKAGIISVLNKHFVQLELKGGRSIRIKCDSIDSIESAFLFNNLIDLSFANDIIKNVLLSEGLYTSSLIRTNATITMAESRRIWLVTDDGKNASCSKVSLIGINKENLIKGQRVFAFPFKGEKAYCVLMEMTYYEVFECFKKLISQKKDNSKDIQRAQIFSLLRFILENTNAPENQTKIKQLKKQLKSFISSPSLSLDSYADDDTSDTIASVITSTNNQEDDSAEVQAANNNIEEMIDKEPNKRQSETSNVEIYKPESTSLEGPKVIGYINLDEIRDPKKKNKNASEEEKTKDTVMVDSKSEMLPSMGKILRMGPMYGWISQNNQEDNLYFNTTELVSYAGIIEAPCVGDEVIFTLGQNARGAMAVCIHKQCARETIEELIEKTQRYDPKTCARLKKYIEDFDNLFTNTIETNENLTYYLNRIGVNIKMPFSPNDAEKLFAEKLSAEEYAKGINLLIDEVIKTDPSKSYNLFLRSFSYTKSHKMYDVSESLIKKALVVFKKQDGKTKYFKGLLKTINTLSNRIEITEKSIDNIINSIGQSSVHLPLYVKNAILNHKDFNGITPDQETIRTGLYKEEYIDEVKDYIKQNNADDLAYLTLIKLQLAFHIVGYNPMEDVLNFLLSRAKNILAIGDEKLYSEVRYLLRLYYRNRNFDTNLDYTVGLYLMTLGEYTPSDIEMYTSMWRVREVRAGYKLADLFKKAVESDVDNKLDLAMLSYSNPAIRQRILKEYESLGKNFDSIDEFPSLLKELNNRYIQYSTDPRINFMSFISYLQTSTILLNSEMNIIENDFDKIVSLVTDFNIGQKYTSILNAYKNIDQKIANITSKLSSNPTEIGYETLLPSLSLLKNNIYSKFVEIEQRVNPTITISILESVVLEDSQSAELKVEIRNSSDSARDVHINRLKAFGGDLTEANTVNIDVRLSADEEKTISIELHMCDRVFNENAAEVEFEIDYDDIFIATDQRVHETKIEGRTIRFNKETFTEIDNKFRHASGGEELEAGDSMFYGRESLIVNIQNAILNGSKNQIAIYGQKRSGKSSLLNQIIGRLESTENGSVICGKFSLQGLPDEESNPVNWILRNIAYSLLRGIRKSRIKNIDKSILELFKTESDAFTALREFIEYINTIVELQNSHFVILIDEFTYLYQLIKDGKVSEDFMRRWIALIETPDINLQTIVAAQDTLPHFMNESYASNYFNKFSKEPLSYLSREEAIQLIKDPIKNVVFLNHAEELIYEYTSGSAFFTQIFCTRLVDYLNFKKSRTVGKEEIETVANRLCTGTDRLEPSTFECLTKEADGSDFYESDNKRILKAIAEQTRAGGHVNMEDLDVDMPQEHIKEVLNNLYSRRVISKQGEDYSINVKLFVKWILNN, encoded by the coding sequence ATGAGTTGTATTAATTTCAACGAGATATCTTCGTTAATCACAAAGTGGCTTCAGAATTCCTCTATTGAATCTCTACAATTTACAGATGGCAAATTGGTAGAAAAAGCAATTGGTATTGTACTTTATCCCCATCAAGATAATGAAGATTCTTTATTTTTACAACTATGTGCTTTGAACTTTTTGAATGCTGTTATAAAAACAGAAGCATTCAAAAATAAATTGTCTAATGACTTGATCAAATCAAACGCAGCTAGACTGATTAAGACAGTTGATGTATTAAAAAACGATGAAATCTCATACTATTATAGTAAAGAGGAATATTGTTTATATATCAAGCTTGGAAGTATTGTATTTAGTTTTCATCATGTACCATTAACAACTGACGTTTTAAAAGCAAGTTTCGCGCCCCTTATTAAATGGCCTGGCATTCGACTTCAAAGAATAGCGCAGCCTCTGTTAAACTATGCTCTCTCAATGAATAACGAAATAGAGACAACGCCCATGGACATAAATGATGTAATAATAGACGAAGTTGTTGATTCTTCTTCTGTAAATGGCTTTAATTCTGAAAAAATCTTCAATAACGAAAATAATGCTACAGAAGATAATGGTATTGTTTCGGTTAGTGCTCAACGGAAGAACGTTCTTACAGCAATCGAAAAAAACACAATAAAACAACGCGTACTTTCTACTATTGATTCATATTGTTCTCCAGATTCAGAAGGATGGTACGACTTAGTCGAAATTGCTCCAAAGCTCAAGAATAATGGCATTGATTACACAGAATATGGCTTTAAGAAGTTGACTTTATTTTTAGAAGCTGTATTTGAGAATTCTATGCAAAGAAGAAATGAAGGAACTATGGTATATTTAAAATTCCCTTTGAATAACAGTCAAGCTAACTCCAACTCACAATGTATATTAAAAAAAGTGGATAATAATCAAGATTGTTACGATATTCTGAGTGGAGTTCAGGTGGGCGATAATGTTGAAATAAATAGTTTTGGGAACATAAAAGCTGGTATAATTAGTGTTCTAAACAAACATTTTGTTCAACTTGAATTAAAAGGTGGTCGTTCTATTAGAATTAAATGTGATTCAATAGACAGTATAGAGTCTGCGTTTTTATTTAATAACCTTATTGACCTTTCTTTTGCCAACGACATTATTAAAAACGTTCTTTTGTCAGAAGGATTATATACATCATCATTAATCAGGACGAATGCTACCATAACAATGGCAGAAAGTCGAAGAATATGGTTAGTAACCGACGATGGAAAGAATGCTTCTTGTTCAAAAGTAAGTCTTATAGGAATTAATAAAGAAAATCTTATAAAAGGTCAGCGAGTATTTGCATTTCCATTTAAAGGCGAAAAGGCATATTGTGTACTAATGGAGATGACATATTATGAAGTCTTTGAATGCTTTAAAAAGTTAATTTCGCAAAAGAAAGATAATAGTAAGGATATACAAAGAGCCCAGATATTTAGTCTTTTGAGATTCATTTTGGAGAATACTAATGCTCCTGAGAATCAAACTAAGATTAAACAGCTAAAAAAACAACTTAAATCATTTATTTCGTCACCATCTTTGTCATTAGATAGTTATGCTGACGATGACACATCTGATACTATTGCCTCTGTGATAACATCTACTAATAACCAAGAAGATGATTCTGCAGAGGTTCAGGCAGCTAATAACAACATTGAAGAAATGATTGATAAAGAACCCAATAAAAGACAGTCAGAAACTTCAAATGTGGAAATATATAAGCCGGAATCAACATCATTAGAGGGACCAAAGGTTATAGGATATATTAACCTTGACGAAATCCGGGATCCAAAGAAGAAAAACAAAAATGCATCTGAAGAAGAAAAGACTAAAGATACTGTTATGGTTGACTCCAAGAGCGAAATGCTACCATCTATGGGCAAAATTCTAAGGATGGGTCCCATGTATGGATGGATAAGCCAGAATAATCAAGAAGACAACTTGTATTTCAATACAACAGAACTAGTTTCTTATGCAGGTATTATTGAGGCTCCTTGTGTAGGTGATGAAGTCATATTTACACTGGGGCAAAATGCTCGAGGTGCAATGGCTGTATGTATCCATAAACAATGTGCCCGTGAAACTATTGAAGAACTAATTGAAAAAACTCAACGATATGACCCCAAAACTTGTGCTCGTCTAAAAAAATATATCGAAGATTTCGACAACTTGTTTACAAATACGATTGAGACTAACGAGAATCTTACATATTACCTAAATAGGATTGGAGTAAACATTAAAATGCCATTTTCTCCAAATGATGCAGAGAAACTATTTGCCGAAAAACTTTCTGCTGAAGAATACGCGAAGGGAATAAACTTGTTGATAGATGAAGTTATAAAAACTGATCCGTCAAAAAGTTATAATCTTTTTTTAAGATCCTTTAGCTATACCAAATCGCATAAAATGTATGATGTGTCAGAGTCTCTTATAAAAAAGGCTCTTGTTGTATTTAAAAAGCAAGATGGTAAAACAAAATATTTTAAGGGATTGCTTAAGACTATTAATACCTTGTCAAATAGAATTGAGATAACCGAGAAATCAATAGATAACATCATCAATTCTATTGGTCAATCATCCGTACATTTACCTTTATATGTAAAAAATGCTATTCTGAATCACAAAGATTTTAACGGAATCACCCCAGATCAGGAAACAATTAGAACCGGATTGTATAAAGAAGAGTATATTGATGAGGTAAAGGATTATATAAAACAAAACAATGCAGATGATTTAGCATATCTTACTTTAATCAAGCTTCAATTAGCTTTCCACATTGTTGGGTATAACCCAATGGAAGATGTTCTCAATTTTCTTTTAAGCCGAGCCAAGAACATTTTAGCTATTGGAGATGAAAAGTTGTATAGTGAAGTTAGATATCTCCTTAGATTATATTATCGTAATAGAAACTTTGATACCAACTTGGACTATACAGTTGGCCTGTACCTTATGACTTTAGGTGAATATACTCCATCTGACATTGAAATGTATACGAGTATGTGGAGGGTGCGAGAAGTACGAGCTGGATACAAACTTGCAGACTTGTTCAAGAAGGCTGTTGAGAGTGATGTTGACAATAAGTTAGACCTTGCTATGCTGTCTTATTCTAATCCTGCGATTAGACAACGAATTTTGAAAGAATATGAAAGCTTAGGTAAAAACTTCGATAGCATCGACGAGTTTCCTTCGTTACTTAAAGAGTTAAATAATAGATACATACAATATTCCACCGATCCTAGAATTAATTTCATGTCTTTTATTTCGTATCTTCAGACGAGTACAATATTACTGAATAGCGAAATGAATATTATTGAAAATGATTTTGACAAGATAGTATCTTTGGTTACAGATTTTAATATAGGTCAAAAATATACTTCAATACTTAATGCTTATAAGAATATTGATCAAAAGATTGCTAATATCACATCAAAACTATCTTCTAACCCCACTGAAATAGGATACGAAACTCTTTTGCCGTCTTTGAGTCTTTTGAAAAATAATATTTACTCAAAATTTGTAGAAATAGAGCAAAGGGTAAATCCTACAATCACCATCTCGATTTTGGAATCAGTAGTGTTGGAAGATTCCCAATCAGCAGAATTAAAAGTTGAAATTAGGAATTCTAGCGATAGTGCTCGTGATGTACATATAAATAGGCTTAAAGCATTTGGAGGCGATCTGACAGAGGCTAATACTGTAAACATTGATGTAAGGCTTTCTGCGGATGAAGAAAAAACCATAAGCATAGAACTACATATGTGTGATAGGGTTTTCAATGAGAACGCTGCAGAGGTAGAGTTTGAAATAGATTACGATGATATTTTCATCGCAACAGATCAGCGTGTACACGAAACAAAGATTGAAGGACGAACTATAAGATTCAATAAAGAAACATTTACTGAAATTGATAATAAGTTCCGCCATGCATCAGGTGGAGAAGAACTTGAGGCTGGCGATTCAATGTTCTATGGTAGAGAATCACTTATTGTTAACATTCAAAATGCCATATTAAACGGTTCTAAAAATCAGATCGCAATATATGGACAGAAACGTTCTGGAAAAAGTTCGTTGCTTAATCAGATTATTGGTAGGCTTGAGTCTACTGAGAATGGTTCTGTAATATGTGGTAAATTTAGTTTACAAGGACTCCCAGACGAAGAGTCTAATCCTGTTAATTGGATACTGAGAAATATTGCATATTCGTTATTACGTGGGATAAGAAAATCTCGTATCAAAAACATCGATAAGTCTATTTTAGAATTATTCAAGACTGAGTCTGATGCGTTTACTGCTTTAAGGGAATTTATAGAATACATAAACACGATTGTCGAATTGCAAAATAGTCACTTTGTAATTCTAATTGACGAATTCACTTACCTTTACCAACTAATTAAGGACGGGAAAGTCAGTGAAGACTTTATGAGAAGGTGGATTGCTCTCATAGAAACTCCTGATATCAATCTACAGACAATTGTTGCTGCACAAGATACCCTACCACATTTCATGAATGAAAGCTATGCTTCAAATTATTTCAACAAATTCAGCAAAGAGCCTCTGTCATATCTGTCTAGAGAGGAAGCTATTCAGCTTATTAAAGACCCAATCAAGAATGTTGTATTTCTTAATCATGCAGAAGAACTAATTTATGAATACACATCTGGAAGTGCATTCTTTACACAGATTTTCTGTACTAGGTTAGTGGATTATCTTAACTTCAAGAAATCTCGTACTGTAGGGAAAGAAGAAATTGAAACTGTTGCCAATCGTCTATGTACAGGAACTGACAGACTTGAACCTTCTACGTTTGAGTGTTTAACTAAAGAAGCCGATGGCTCGGATTTTTATGAGAGCGACAACAAAAGGATCCTTAAAGCAATCGCTGAGCAAACTAGGGCGGGCGGACATGTTAACATGGAAGATCTTGATGTTGATATGCCACAAGAACACATTAAAGAGGTACTAAACAATTTGTATTCACGTAGAGTCATTTCTAAACAAGGTGAAGATTATTCTATAAATGTTAAACTATTTGTAAAATGGATACTCAACAATTAA